The Hevea brasiliensis isolate MT/VB/25A 57/8 chromosome 1, ASM3005281v1, whole genome shotgun sequence DNA segment GGGTCTCCATAACCTCTTGCTCTTCCATTGCCACCTCTGGGATCTCCATAGCCTCTCGCTCTTCCATCGCCACCTCCTCTAGGTTCTCCTGATTTGCAACTGAAGGGGcctctttaattttaatatcacCACAGACTAAAGGAAATCGAACATGATCCCCAAGTGTCATAGTATCATCATCTGATTCCTTGCAATATTCTCTGCCAGAAATATTTTCAATTACAGGTGTATCTTCCTGATCTTTTACACCCATCTCTGCCATGTCTGTATCCATCACAACATTTTGTGCATCTAAAAATGCATCAGAAACTTGTGAATCTAAAAATGCATCAGAACCTTGTGAATTCATACACTTTTTAATCTGAGGAGCTAGAAAATTAACATTCTCAGATAAAGTTTCTATTCTTTTGTTGTCATGAACACAAGAATCCGTCAACTCAACTTCTGCAGCAGATAGCTGATGCATTATATCCTCGTTTAGTTCCATAGCATTTAATTCACAACTAGGGATGTGTTTTTGTGATTGCAAATCAGGCTTTTGAGTTACAATCAAAGGAAGTAATGCATCTTTGCCATTCGAATCTTTTGGCCCTTCCTCAATGGCGTTAGTAGGAGTTCCAATTTCGTCAAAATTAGTTGAATTTTTTGCAGCATTGTTTGGAAAACATAGCTCTCGAGAACTCCCATGATCAAAGGTCTGATTCTTTGATGGAGAATTGAAAAACGAATTCCAATCTGTTTCTGGAAGAAGATTTTCAGACACTCCAGTTGCTGCAACTGGTAGCTCAACTGCCTTAGCAGTCAAAAACTTTTCACCATGAGGTGGCATGCTGCCAATAAGTGAAGCAAAATCAATGGCTTTAACAGAATTGGAAACGCTAATAGTGGCAGAGAAAGACTTTGCCATATCCTCTAGTTGCAAATCTCCTTCACCACTTGAGATGGGATCCCATTTAAGCCAGTCCATAGACAATGGTTCCTTGGAGCCAGATTTTTCATCAGATGATATCAATTCAACTCTAATAGCCCCCTTGTAAAAGTGTTTTTTCCTTAAAGCATTAGCTACAAGATTCCTGCAAAACATTaggggaaaaaggaaaaaaaaaaaaagatctccTAACATCAGTTCATTGTACTTGCATAACTGCCAGAATTTGGGCTTTCTGCAAATTGTTGTACCTACAGTTCTTTGAAATAGCTGCTTTAGCTCGTTCAATAGAGAGCCCAAGCAAAGATGATAAATTTGCAGCATCATATGGCCCTCTAAGTTCATTCACAGAAGGAGCagcacttgagaaaatgagattcCTTCCTCGAGTCCAATCCACCAGTAACTGGAAGTCAGATAGAGTGTGGCTCAGATGATAAGAAAGAAGATGCATTCATAATTCATACAAAGATACTCATTTTTGTATCAGCAAGATGAACCCAATAAGACTGATAACTATTGTGTTTGTAGACTCTTAACTGGAAAGAAAATTCACACTTGTTCAATTACAAAACACCAAGGTTCATAGCTTTTTTCTTGAGAAGCAGTGGCTTCATCTTCATTAAGAATACAGAAGAAAAGAACCACAACTCTCCAAGGACATTGCTCAAGCAGGACTAACACTAAGTACTTGCCTTTAAAGGGGTCCTCAAACCATTCTGAAAACATTATTTGTAAAGCTATTGCTATTACCCAGTTCAAGATACTTGTGGAAATAAATAGTGAGTCCTTTGTTTATCAGTGATAAATTTCAGGGAACTCCTTGTCAAATCAAACAAAGAAGTCTTTTGCTCCCAGCAAAAGGAAGAGACTCAACAATAAAATGAAAATAGAAGAGCGAGCTCTAGCTTAGTGCAGTCCAACACCAATAATAACAAAAGCTTTCAATAATCCGAGCTTTTCTAATTGCATCGTTATACACAAGCTTTATGCAGCAGTTAATCCAAAAAAAATGACTAAAAAGAGTCTATAACAAGCAAGCTTCTGATGATCATTCCAGAAAACTGTGCAAAAAAGCTTTAACCAACAGCACTCAATTAAAATCAAAGCTGAAAAGTAAAGGTTATGGCAATTCTGATTCTCTCACAACACTACTTACTGATTAGTAGCATTTTTTTCCCCAACAATAACATGCATATCAAACCATGATTCAACGAGAGAAATCACAATGTATAAGTTAAAGGGAAGGCAATAATGAAATGAAGCAACCAAATGAGTAGTTAAGAAGCACAATGCAAATAGATGTTTTACTCAGTGCTCGAAGGCTTTACTGTCTAATCTGTTTAATAATCTACTATTAATCAATGTAAAAGTTCACCTTGGCATTTGATATCATTTGCCTCCTAACTTGAACATCCAGAATAAGATCAGAGTATGAAATTTCAAAGTGAACTCCACGCTGCATATCATAAAACCAAAAAAGGTTAACACCACCAAAACCAAAAGAAACTTCAAATCAAAAGGAACAAGAATGAAAATGGTAATGAATATCAAAACAAACCTCCATAGCAGCTTTAACCATTGGCAGCTTCAACCTAAAAGGCAGCTTCTCTGAGAAATCAATAGCAATTATATCCACCTGTGTAAATTATCAAACAAACAAGAGAATCAATCTCCAATTAAGAAACATAACtacattaaaatattaaaaataaaaaaaacaataTATATAACTAGGAACCTCAGATTTCTCGCAGGCATGATCGAAAGCGCTCTGATTAAGAGGCCTAACAGCAACCAAATCATAAGTCTTCAAAATTGGATTCCCACTGTTAAGCGCCTGACACTGAGCAGGAGTATCGACAGAGACAGTCAAGCGCGTGTACTGACGGAAGGGGGAGGAGCGTGGGATACCAAGAAGGTCGCGATGGAGATTGACGGAGGAGGCGAGAGAAGGAGCAACATTGAGAAGAGATGAAAGGGATAGAGGCATAATAGAGCAGCGATCGTGATCAGACATGACGCCCTTGATCGTGCGGTTATAGGCGATACCAGTGTAGCCTAGCTCCATAGCTTTGATTACCACCTTGATGCGCGTCGTCTTTGAAGATTGAGAGGTTTCATAGGGTATGTTGAGGTCGAAGAACCCCATCTTTTGCAGAGAGAGGGAGCGAGAAGGACGGGGGTGTTTCCTTGTGTAGGGTTTTGCTGTGGGATTTGTAGGGTTTAAGAGCTCCTGTGAATTTTAACTGAATGGGAAATTTTTGAGTCATTAAGTGGTCAAAACAAAAATCCCAAAAGGAacaattccctttttttttttttcatttcattagttaatttgatttgaattaatttacgttctttaaatttttaattaatttaatttttataataaaaatttaaattaattatatcaatataaattatatcaattttttcaaaataagaaaattaaaggGATAATGATTTATTGAAAAtataatagtaatttttttagAATATTAAAATAATCGTAActcttaaaattataattataaacttCTATACAGAGttgtgcagttttcggtttaacaggttcaattttttttatttattttatttaatttgacttattatttcagttatttttaatttttaattcgatttaattttttgttcaaaaaaaatcatttttttttcaaaacttgATCCATGCATTTTCTCTCCTTCTCAATGTCGCTCGCCGTCCGTCCCTTCTGGCCTTTTCTCCCTCTCTCACCTCTCGAATTCTTCTCCCTTTCAGCATTAACATTTTTTTCGCCCCTAATCTCACCTCTTGTCACGTTGCCCTCTAATCCCATTGTGCACTCCGAACCGTGTAGTGGTTTGTGGCGGTTTGCATCGAATCATGGGTCCTCGTCCCTCGCTATTCCAACCTCGGAAGTCAAATCATTCTCTTGATTTCTAAATGCAGTGGTTTGTGTTAGATCATGGGTTTCTATCTCCGATATTTGTTGATGGCAGTGATGTACCAAATGTGTCGAAGAAGGAGAGTGAATtggattaatatattttttatttttatttaaaatttttaaaaaatcatggcttagtttaataaaatattctaaTGTGAAATGTATATATAAAATAGCTCAAGCAAATagtatatataaatttaacttaaagcATGCATAGTATACTGTTCAATTAGAATATATTAGTACTTAGCAAATAAAGCATTAAACTAATTCAAATCACAACAAAGTAAATAAAATATATCAGTCCTCAACAAATAGAGCAATAAACTAATTCAATTCTCAACATAGCAAAATTAacttaattagaaaataaaatgcaaaaatttaaagagcaaaggttaagaaaattaaacactaaaattttatagtggttcggcctaACTAATATACATTTATTCTCTCAAAGATGCCACTTTGAGttttcacttcactattcttctcttttaaaggtaaGAGACACAAATCCTTTACAAATCTGCACTCCAAAGCTTTACAAAGTAGCTTCAAACTTCTTACATTATCCCAAACATTTTATATCattaagcttcaataggtgcttgaaggACCTCTCATAAACGCTAATAAGAtttttaaaactcactctcactcattaCATCATAATCTagaaagaagagatgagtagatATGCCAATGATGAGTAATGAAAACAAGTGTAACACTGTAACCGAAAGTTTTAAATGACTTTAAAGAGTTAGGAACACTAAAGCAACTTTtattaagtgcaaaatgcccaaaagtaagtgtatttatagtcccaaattattTATGACCGTTTGAGAACTCATCTGAAAGttacaaatttaaattttaagaaaataggtgttattttatcattttctttgatGTTGTATGGAGTTAAGTCAATTAGCAAACTAGTTAGCATATCAGGTAAAACTTTTTTACTCAACtttgaaaaattaaaactttGCACCAAAACTCAATAAAATACTTTTAGGCTATTCAAAAGTTAAAAACAAGTTCTAAAAACTTAGGATAAAAATTTGAgggtttaaaaattaatattattggcTCTACTCCTCATTTCTTTTCACAAATATTCTTAAGAAACCTAAACTAAATTCTAAACTATGTACCTTCATTTTGATATTCAATGTAGCTTAGAAGGTAGCCTTTTCTTTCTTGTCTTCTTTGTCTTTGATTCATCTTAAGTTGCCTTAGGATGTCATCTTTCTTTAAGGCACAATTTCATCAATTCATGAATCTATTTTTAAATCCTTAGGAAGATACATCAGAATACTTAAAGAaaagttagtttgattctagctGAGTTTTACTATCATCAAAATTCATGCTCCTTTAAGTTATGGAGTCAACAGGCAGAATGTTTGTATGTTGCCTTAGATGCATATTGAATCTATGGTTGTTTCTGTTATACTACTAGTTACATTCGTTTTTGTTAAACTAACAGTTACGTTCCTAGTAATCGATTGGTATGTAACTATAAATACTCTTTATTTCTTTATGGATTTTGTTGTTttacgtgtgtgtgtgtgtgtattatgccatagagcatatcatttagtatgtatcttgtacatattttattaatacaaggcattttcacttttccatttacataatatatttatgtgtaatagaaaagatccattgatattttgttagaaattctattttttaagttgttaagaaaatgagtgacagtatttattgcacaaagtatcataaattggttcacaatcgaggatacttcacaataaggatatgatttatccagaaagattataatcatgtttgttcccaagttatttacatgagatataaataagatgg contains these protein-coding regions:
- the LOC110665362 gene encoding uncharacterized protein LOC110665362; amino-acid sequence: MGFFDLNIPYETSQSSKTTRIKVVIKAMELGYTGIAYNRTIKGVMSDHDRCSIMPLSLSSLLNVAPSLASSVNLHRDLLGIPRSSPFRQYTRLTVSVDTPAQCQALNSGNPILKTYDLVAVRPLNQSAFDHACEKSEVDIIAIDFSEKLPFRLKLPMVKAAMERGVHFEISYSDLILDVQVRRQMISNAKLLVDWTRGRNLIFSSAAPSVNELRGPYDAANLSSLLGLSIERAKAAISKNCRNLVANALRKKHFYKGAIRVELISSDEKSGSKEPLSMDWLKWDPISSGEGDLQLEDMAKSFSATISVSNSVKAIDFASLIGSMPPHGEKFLTAKAVELPVAATGVSENLLPETDWNSFFNSPSKNQTFDHGSSRELCFPNNAAKNSTNFDEIGTPTNAIEEGPKDSNGKDALLPLIVTQKPDLQSQKHIPSCELNAMELNEDIMHQLSAAEVELTDSCVHDNKRIETLSENVNFLAPQIKKCMNSQGSDAFLDSQVSDAFLDAQNVVMDTDMAEMGVKDQEDTPVIENISGREYCKESDDDTMTLGDHVRFPLVCGDIKIKEAPSVANQENLEEVAMEEREAMEIPEVAMEEQEVMETLEGVAMEEQVLGDVDTENVLGRDNDLKAKDTSSGAHFMPLEEEAMKEQKLEETDAESNHPMFFPSSSGKSRAKQRLLQQPLVFPLKRLLNPIPFKKKSKKFKHKMNV